In the genome of Desulfitobacterium chlororespirans DSM 11544, one region contains:
- a CDS encoding ketopantoate reductase family protein: MKMAVMGAGSLGTILGALLTKHGYEMDLIDVNAAHVKALNEKGAKIIGLMDLVQPVKALTPDEMTEPYDLIFYLTKSTQDESALPYVAKYLKPDGIVITGQNGMPEETLNEVIGKERVLGQITGWGATWIEPGVSKLTSEPDHMTYEIGEQDGQITDRLRQVAEILSKAGNPRMLTNLIGTRWSKWTSNCCFSGMSAVVAGTFGDVLDNPHAIRCSAHILNESMAIAKAAGVTPEPFQGDDYAALAFTTEKEREGNIPGLKACVESHRNIRTGMLYDIEAGRYPEIDTTYNGVQCKLGAKYGVPTPVNQQVVDIVHQMAAGKLKIDPANVNLIQLPVLPKE, translated from the coding sequence ATGAAGATGGCAGTAATGGGAGCAGGCTCTCTTGGTACAATTCTCGGTGCTTTGTTAACAAAACATGGATACGAAATGGATCTTATTGATGTTAATGCAGCCCATGTGAAGGCCCTCAATGAGAAGGGCGCCAAAATTATCGGTCTCATGGATTTGGTTCAACCCGTGAAGGCTCTGACTCCGGATGAAATGACAGAGCCCTATGATCTTATCTTTTACTTGACAAAGAGCACCCAGGATGAGAGTGCTTTACCCTATGTTGCAAAGTACCTGAAACCCGATGGAATCGTCATCACAGGACAAAATGGCATGCCTGAGGAAACATTAAATGAAGTCATTGGCAAAGAGAGAGTCCTTGGCCAGATCACGGGATGGGGAGCTACCTGGATTGAACCCGGGGTTTCTAAGCTTACTTCCGAGCCGGATCACATGACCTATGAGATCGGAGAACAGGATGGACAAATCACGGACCGCTTAAGGCAAGTCGCTGAAATTTTGTCAAAAGCAGGTAACCCCAGAATGCTTACCAATCTGATCGGTACACGATGGAGCAAATGGACTTCGAATTGCTGCTTTAGCGGTATGTCGGCAGTTGTGGCGGGAACCTTTGGGGACGTCCTGGATAATCCTCACGCCATCCGCTGCTCGGCACATATTCTCAATGAATCCATGGCTATAGCCAAAGCCGCCGGTGTGACACCGGAACCTTTCCAAGGGGATGATTATGCTGCACTGGCTTTCACAACCGAAAAAGAGCGGGAAGGGAATATACCTGGTTTAAAGGCCTGTGTAGAATCCCATCGCAATATTCGGACAGGAATGCTCTACGATATTGAAGCCGGGCGATACCCCGAAATAGATACAACCTATAACGGAGTACAGTGTAAACTGGGCGCAAAATATGGCGTGCCAACACCGGTTAATCAGCAGGTCGTAGATATCGTCCATCAAATGGCCGCAGGAAAGTTAAAGATCGATCCTGCCAATGTCAACCTCATTCAGCTGCCTGTATTGCCTAAAGAGTAA
- a CDS encoding class I adenylate-forming enzyme family protein produces the protein MRPKMPTMSLEAQSHLKGRRLEFESIAQMLTVRANEIPEATHVYYYDQILTYKNTNDRANQVANFLKESGVRKGDIVGVMIQNSPEIYYTMWGAQKLGAIALTINYCLKGPEIAYVLNDAKPKVVFVGSDFMDELTKGLRNTDTKPSVVEVITQANHQALEIKTNLTDILNKYPFDECLVKQSLDDPFLLLYSSGTTGKPKGVLLSNRAQLSQCRNFNQMGYIKGNDVMLLMLPMFHTNPLCVFTYPLSFAGQALCIRRKFSPNDFWPTVMHYGITVIMGVPTMFDYILNKIDPSHIDLSKVKIRYAFTGGAPLSLATRRGFKEKYTIDFLVGYGLTEGCGGNSTEPALGRYKEGSCGMVHPEEVIEIIDSEGRLLPNNVDGEVCIKGDCLMSGYLNQPEQTAEVLRDGFLHTGDIGHFDDEGYLYITDRKGDMIVRGGENIYPRQIEIVLEEHPLVAEVAVIGVPDQCLGQRVKAYIVPRQKGLAAEEIRQWLLERMAKYKVPEFYEFVDQLPRTPSGKVQKFELRKDRDEK, from the coding sequence ATGAGGCCTAAAATGCCAACCATGTCACTGGAGGCACAGTCTCACCTAAAAGGAAGACGTTTGGAATTTGAGAGTATAGCCCAAATGCTCACTGTACGAGCGAATGAAATACCGGAAGCAACCCATGTATATTATTATGATCAGATATTAACCTATAAAAATACCAATGACCGGGCGAACCAGGTCGCCAATTTTCTCAAAGAATCAGGTGTGCGCAAGGGGGACATTGTGGGAGTCATGATCCAGAATTCCCCCGAAATTTACTACACCATGTGGGGCGCCCAAAAGTTGGGAGCGATAGCTTTAACCATAAATTATTGCTTAAAGGGCCCGGAAATTGCTTATGTTCTGAATGATGCCAAGCCCAAAGTTGTCTTTGTGGGCAGCGATTTCATGGATGAATTGACAAAGGGACTAAGGAACACTGATACAAAGCCCTCTGTGGTTGAGGTAATAACCCAGGCCAATCATCAGGCGCTGGAAATCAAAACAAATTTAACAGATATTCTCAACAAATATCCTTTTGACGAATGTCTGGTGAAGCAAAGCCTTGATGATCCCTTTTTATTATTATACTCATCCGGTACAACCGGAAAGCCCAAAGGTGTCTTATTATCCAACCGAGCGCAACTGTCGCAATGCCGCAACTTCAACCAAATGGGCTATATCAAAGGGAATGATGTGATGCTGCTGATGCTGCCTATGTTTCATACCAATCCCTTGTGTGTCTTTACTTACCCGCTGAGTTTCGCCGGTCAGGCCCTTTGCATCCGCAGGAAATTTTCACCCAACGATTTTTGGCCTACGGTTATGCACTATGGAATCACAGTAATTATGGGTGTGCCCACCATGTTTGACTATATTTTAAATAAGATTGACCCCTCCCATATCGACTTATCCAAAGTGAAAATCCGCTACGCCTTTACCGGGGGAGCGCCACTTTCTTTAGCTACTCGTCGTGGGTTTAAGGAAAAGTACACTATTGATTTTCTGGTGGGTTATGGACTTACTGAAGGATGTGGGGGCAATAGTACGGAGCCGGCCTTAGGGCGTTACAAAGAAGGCTCCTGTGGAATGGTTCATCCTGAAGAAGTTATCGAAATTATAGATTCAGAGGGCAGGCTCCTGCCGAATAATGTTGATGGGGAAGTATGCATTAAAGGCGATTGCCTGATGTCAGGGTATTTGAATCAACCTGAACAAACTGCGGAAGTTCTGAGAGATGGGTTTTTACATACAGGTGATATTGGTCATTTTGACGATGAGGGCTATCTATATATTACAGACCGCAAAGGGGACATGATCGTACGCGGGGGTGAGAACATCTATCCCCGCCAGATTGAAATTGTGCTTGAAGAGCATCCCCTGGTGGCCGAGGTAGCCGTGATCGGTGTGCCTGATCAATGCCTGGGACAGCGGGTTAAAGCGTATATTGTACCCCGGCAGAAGGGGTTGGCTGCGGAGGAAATCCGGCAATGGCTGCTTGAACGCATGGCAAAGTACAAAGTGCCGGAGTTCTACGAATTTGTGGATCAGCTCCCCCGGACTCCCAGCGGCAAGGTGCAAAAGTTCGAACTTAGGAAAGATCGTGATGAGAAGTAG
- a CDS encoding SDR family NAD(P)-dependent oxidoreductase, whose amino-acid sequence MAKEIGKPSFDLTGKVAIVTGGTKGIGYAVAATFAMYGCDLAITSRTPADCERIAKDIETLYGVKCLGIAADSSNKNDIDRVVAQTVEAFGKIDILINNAGISGKTAALLDQTEEDFMNVINTNLKGVFQFAQAVAAQIAKQGKGGRIVNIASVGGLIGGKSVAPYGASKAGVLSLTKTMANEWARYGITVNAVCPGYVITELNQDIFADPEIKAKMEKRTPVRRLGSVEEVAGPVLAMVSDSFSYMTGTYILLDGGQTIGG is encoded by the coding sequence ATGGCTAAAGAAATAGGAAAACCCAGCTTTGATTTGACCGGTAAAGTAGCTATTGTTACAGGGGGAACAAAAGGAATCGGTTATGCTGTCGCAGCTACTTTTGCTATGTATGGATGTGACTTAGCTATTACCAGCCGTACCCCTGCTGACTGTGAAAGAATAGCAAAAGATATTGAGACTCTTTACGGGGTAAAATGCCTGGGGATTGCTGCAGATTCTTCAAATAAAAACGATATTGATCGGGTCGTGGCCCAAACCGTTGAGGCTTTCGGGAAAATTGATATCCTTATTAATAATGCCGGTATCAGCGGAAAGACAGCCGCTCTGTTGGATCAGACCGAAGAAGATTTTATGAATGTTATCAACACCAACCTCAAAGGGGTGTTTCAGTTTGCTCAGGCTGTGGCGGCTCAGATCGCCAAACAAGGAAAAGGGGGAAGGATTGTTAACATCGCTTCAGTAGGGGGGCTTATCGGCGGAAAGAGTGTCGCTCCCTATGGTGCTTCTAAGGCGGGCGTTTTGAGCCTGACGAAGACTATGGCCAACGAGTGGGCCCGTTATGGGATCACAGTCAATGCAGTTTGTCCCGGCTATGTTATTACTGAGTTGAATCAGGATATTTTTGCTGATCCGGAGATTAAGGCCAAGATGGAAAAGAGAACTCCTGTGCGCAGGCTAGGTTCTGTCGAAGAGGTGGCTGGCCCTGTGCTGGCCATGGTTTCAGACAGCTTCAGTTATATGACCGGTACCTATATCCTTCTGGATGGCGGACAAACTATCGGCGGCTGA
- a CDS encoding GntP family permease codes for MSWLAPIGVLLAIVILVVMAWKGFNIVIIAPFAAVLIILTNGMEFQTAFFAGKGAYLTAVGGFITSYLPIFILGALLGKYLEDSKATVSIANGIFKLVGKDSPMKVMVAISIIAAVLTYGGISLFIVIFTVVALCRPIFKELNLPWRLVMVPMIYGGTTFTMTMVPGVPSIQNVIPTQLGTTLTAAPLMSVVISLVSATYGYFMMKYELKRMVASGETYSESGQVIDLGDTSKVPPLFLSILPMVVLIVIIFVGSAMKIPNLVVPALLVAVVLAALCLNPYIPNQLKTLNAGATNSLLPIIFTAAAAGVGAVVFASPGFQVLQVGMSAAPGGALTQIPIITGFISMVTASASGALGIVIPTFGQTWIAAGIDPQVVHRISSLSSAVFSAMPHSGFLFSCMAVFGVRHKDVYRQMFLFGLCGGFICLMVALLMAVTIY; via the coding sequence ATGAGTTGGTTAGCGCCAATAGGTGTCCTCTTAGCTATTGTCATATTGGTGGTCATGGCATGGAAAGGCTTCAACATTGTAATTATTGCGCCCTTTGCCGCAGTCTTAATCATCTTGACCAATGGCATGGAATTCCAAACGGCCTTTTTTGCTGGTAAAGGCGCCTATTTAACAGCAGTCGGAGGATTTATTACATCATATCTGCCCATATTTATCCTGGGTGCCTTGTTAGGCAAGTACCTGGAAGATAGTAAAGCAACTGTGAGCATTGCCAATGGGATTTTCAAATTAGTAGGTAAAGACAGCCCCATGAAAGTCATGGTCGCCATATCCATCATTGCTGCGGTATTGACTTACGGAGGAATCAGCTTATTTATTGTTATCTTTACAGTCGTCGCACTTTGCAGACCCATCTTTAAAGAATTAAACTTGCCCTGGCGTCTCGTCATGGTCCCGATGATCTACGGTGGCACGACCTTTACCATGACCATGGTACCAGGAGTCCCTTCCATTCAGAATGTTATACCGACACAACTGGGCACAACCCTGACCGCTGCACCTTTGATGAGTGTTGTGATCAGTCTTGTATCCGCCACCTATGGTTATTTCATGATGAAATATGAGTTGAAACGAATGGTTGCCTCAGGAGAGACCTATTCAGAAAGTGGTCAGGTGATTGACCTTGGTGACACCTCGAAAGTACCCCCCCTCTTTTTGTCAATCCTGCCTATGGTGGTCCTGATTGTCATCATCTTCGTCGGCAGTGCCATGAAAATTCCTAATCTTGTCGTTCCGGCACTGCTTGTTGCGGTTGTTCTGGCTGCATTATGTCTTAATCCCTATATACCCAATCAACTGAAGACACTTAATGCCGGAGCTACTAATTCTTTGCTCCCCATTATATTTACTGCTGCAGCCGCAGGTGTGGGAGCCGTTGTCTTTGCATCTCCCGGCTTCCAGGTCTTACAAGTCGGGATGAGTGCAGCTCCTGGTGGTGCCTTAACTCAGATTCCCATCATTACCGGCTTTATTTCCATGGTTACAGCTTCGGCATCGGGCGCCTTGGGAATTGTTATCCCCACATTTGGTCAGACTTGGATAGCTGCCGGTATCGATCCACAGGTTGTCCATCGGATTTCATCGTTAAGTTCCGCTGTTTTCTCAGCTATGCCACATAGCGGCTTCTTATTCTCTTGCATGGCTGTATTTGGTGTAAGACATAAGGATGTTTATAGACAAATGTTTCTTTTTGGATTGTGCGGAGGGTTCATTTGCCTGATGGTTGCTCTACTTATGGCGGTTACTATTTATTAA
- a CDS encoding acyl-CoA dehydrogenase encodes MTLAGKNFLYDMRELKFVLKEWLDMDKIFSLPDYQDYYSREEIDPIIDTTYKICRDEISLINEDSDKIGVHFKDGKVVTPDSFKKAYKTINDAGLGASNADREAEGHLPYTLVQANYEILSHAGLAFTGFWGLNSGAISLIQQHGSELIKQKFLPKMCEGKWAGTMNLTEPGAGTDVGANVTKAFATDEPGIYKIKGNKLFITAGDHDLCENFIHLVLARTERARPGTAGLSLFVVPKYWVNDDGSLGEFNDVITTGIEEKMGQHGSPTCSLSYGENDNCRGYIIGEPPDESGKGQGIAQMFVMMNEERLNTGIQGLAAASQAFNLAREYAKIRVQGTKFTDPKGPKVRIVEHEDVRRMLMLQKSCIEAIRALILKSCYYLDLSHDSEDPEEREFADGMFQISNPMCKAYATDMAWPLIAEAIQVHGGYGYVSEYQVEQAARDVKICSIWEGTNFIQSLDLVGRKFSMNKGKVFRNWLDDIATFIEINETKKGFEVEFKILKDAFQEYEGIIGQLQNYRQEGKAQMMPLFSTRILHASSMLYCSRLIMDQALLANKKLNEIGENHPDAKFYKGKIASARFYTKNVLPEIFVIRKVLEIGDTSAIDIDEESLG; translated from the coding sequence ATGACTTTGGCTGGTAAAAACTTCTTGTACGACATGAGAGAACTGAAATTTGTGCTTAAGGAATGGCTGGATATGGATAAGATCTTTTCCCTGCCGGACTATCAGGACTATTACAGCAGGGAAGAGATCGACCCAATTATTGACACAACCTATAAAATCTGCCGAGATGAGATTTCTCTGATCAATGAGGATTCCGACAAAATTGGTGTTCATTTCAAGGATGGCAAAGTGGTTACCCCGGATTCCTTTAAAAAGGCCTATAAGACGATTAATGACGCAGGTCTGGGAGCGAGCAATGCGGACCGTGAAGCTGAGGGACATCTTCCCTATACCCTGGTTCAGGCCAATTATGAAATTCTCAGCCATGCGGGGTTAGCTTTCACGGGTTTCTGGGGTCTGAATTCCGGGGCAATATCCCTTATTCAGCAGCACGGCAGCGAATTGATCAAGCAAAAGTTTCTGCCGAAGATGTGTGAAGGGAAATGGGCAGGCACCATGAATTTGACCGAGCCGGGTGCAGGGACTGATGTAGGTGCTAATGTCACCAAAGCTTTTGCCACAGATGAACCAGGAATCTATAAAATCAAAGGGAATAAATTGTTTATTACAGCTGGGGATCATGATCTTTGTGAGAATTTTATTCATCTTGTCTTAGCACGGACAGAGAGGGCCCGCCCAGGTACAGCAGGATTATCACTGTTCGTCGTGCCGAAATATTGGGTCAACGATGATGGCAGTCTGGGTGAGTTTAACGATGTCATTACCACGGGTATTGAAGAGAAAATGGGTCAGCATGGCTCCCCCACCTGTTCCCTAAGCTATGGTGAAAATGATAATTGCCGTGGATATATCATCGGGGAGCCACCGGATGAGAGCGGCAAAGGTCAAGGTATTGCTCAGATGTTTGTCATGATGAATGAGGAACGTTTGAATACCGGTATTCAGGGGCTGGCTGCTGCATCTCAGGCCTTTAACTTAGCCCGCGAATATGCAAAAATCCGTGTCCAAGGCACCAAATTTACGGATCCCAAAGGCCCCAAGGTTCGCATTGTCGAACATGAGGATGTTCGCCGTATGCTGATGCTGCAAAAATCCTGCATTGAGGCGATCAGAGCGCTGATCCTCAAGAGTTGTTATTATCTTGACCTTTCCCACGATAGTGAAGATCCGGAAGAGCGGGAATTTGCCGATGGAATGTTCCAGATCAGCAATCCCATGTGCAAAGCCTATGCCACAGATATGGCTTGGCCCCTGATCGCGGAAGCTATCCAGGTCCATGGTGGATACGGTTATGTATCTGAATATCAGGTTGAGCAAGCTGCACGGGATGTCAAGATTTGTTCGATCTGGGAAGGAACCAACTTTATTCAGTCCCTTGATTTGGTTGGCCGTAAATTCAGTATGAACAAGGGCAAGGTGTTCAGGAATTGGTTAGATGATATTGCCACCTTCATTGAAATAAATGAAACTAAGAAAGGTTTTGAAGTTGAATTCAAGATTCTCAAGGATGCTTTCCAGGAGTACGAAGGGATTATCGGTCAGCTGCAAAACTATAGGCAAGAGGGCAAAGCTCAGATGATGCCGTTATTCTCGACAAGGATTCTTCATGCTTCTTCAATGCTTTACTGCTCCAGACTCATTATGGATCAAGCGCTGCTGGCCAATAAGAAACTCAATGAAATAGGGGAGAATCATCCCGACGCCAAGTTCTATAAAGGAAAAATCGCCAGTGCCCGTTTCTACACTAAAAATGTTTTGCCCGAGATTTTTGTAATAAGAAAAGTACTTGAAATCGGGGATACCTCTGCTATAGACATTGATGAAGAGAGCTTAGGCTGA
- a CDS encoding CoA transferase — MNRWEKIEHKPAPLFTPVFGPLTGIRVLLNGTVVAAPFSATMMSDFGAEVIALERPKVGGDPARHQRPQIVEGDRSISGAWMQNARNKLSFALETNLNVPESKEIFLSLIKNSDVWIENMVWIDKLGITDELLLEVNPKLVICHISGYGTPAFGGDPKHLNRPGYDPLGQSESGWALLQGWPDIEPYYAQQYVGDYLNGLFAVNGILMAYMNSQKTGKGQVIDVSLTEGWMRVMDDNFTLWTQKQILKQRQGIKQKNYQPGGVFATKDGKYVNLGAYGKTAYEKTLKGFGIDLEKFPYEKAGGNAEAVASPLGQELDATFAKFFMEHDAEEAVNICINNKVGAAFVRSAEDTYNLPHWHQRGDWVKYTDQTLNKEVEAFGFVPKMSETPGQVWRGAPYLGQDTEKILKELLDYSDSDIEALKGKGIID; from the coding sequence ATGAACCGATGGGAAAAGATCGAACATAAACCGGCTCCACTGTTTACTCCTGTATTTGGACCTCTCACGGGTATTCGGGTTCTGCTCAATGGGACAGTCGTAGCAGCACCTTTCAGCGCTACCATGATGAGTGACTTCGGAGCCGAAGTTATCGCCCTGGAAAGACCTAAAGTCGGAGGAGACCCGGCACGCCATCAAAGACCTCAGATTGTTGAAGGAGACAGATCCATCAGCGGTGCCTGGATGCAAAATGCCAGAAACAAGCTGAGCTTTGCCTTAGAGACGAATCTTAATGTCCCCGAATCCAAAGAGATCTTTTTATCTCTGATTAAAAACTCGGATGTCTGGATTGAGAACATGGTTTGGATTGATAAACTGGGTATTACCGATGAATTGTTATTGGAAGTCAATCCGAAATTAGTTATTTGCCATATCAGCGGATACGGTACACCGGCATTTGGCGGTGACCCAAAACATTTGAACAGGCCTGGCTATGATCCTCTCGGACAATCTGAATCCGGTTGGGCATTATTGCAGGGGTGGCCGGATATAGAACCTTATTATGCTCAACAATATGTCGGTGATTATTTGAACGGATTGTTCGCAGTGAATGGAATTTTAATGGCCTATATGAACAGCCAAAAGACGGGCAAGGGGCAAGTTATTGATGTCAGCTTGACTGAAGGCTGGATGCGGGTTATGGATGATAACTTTACACTCTGGACCCAAAAACAAATTCTCAAGCAAAGACAAGGAATTAAGCAGAAGAATTACCAGCCCGGAGGTGTTTTCGCCACCAAAGACGGAAAGTATGTCAATTTAGGTGCTTATGGTAAAACGGCCTATGAAAAAACCTTAAAGGGCTTTGGCATCGACCTCGAGAAGTTCCCCTATGAAAAAGCAGGGGGGAATGCTGAAGCTGTGGCAAGCCCACTAGGCCAGGAATTGGATGCCACCTTCGCCAAATTCTTCATGGAACATGACGCTGAAGAGGCTGTAAACATTTGTATTAATAATAAAGTTGGCGCTGCCTTTGTAAGAAGCGCTGAAGACACCTATAACCTGCCTCATTGGCATCAAAGAGGGGATTGGGTGAAATACACCGATCAGACCCTGAATAAGGAAGTTGAAGCATTTGGTTTTGTACCTAAAATGTCGGAGACTCCAGGGCAAGTATGGCGTGGTGCCCCTTACTTAGGTCAGGATACTGAGAAAATCCTCAAAGAGCTGCTGGACTACAGTGACAGTGATATTGAGGCTTTAAAAGGAAAAGGGATTATTGACTAA
- a CDS encoding sigma-54-dependent Fis family transcriptional regulator: MQSLQELLSPLIKDDRVLMDKIKQQKLDVIRKCIDPSAVKEVRPEIVESWLRSSENGLDPRHYDYPPQMDPLMFEQLLRKKALLIQASTPFIHHLENMLSHVECYIIISDEQGVILSVVKALGGNGFKLEAGTIWTEKTIGTCSHGMCILLKSPIQLCGPEHFSHIFENIACSSAPIFDENGNLEGTLTITSPNLRSHNSQTLGLAISMAMGIQKQFQIALQNEIFDAALENTEEIMLFSDDDGKIIRTNMNALKIIELFGRDLIGSQVEDVLGEQPFFKSVVETGNTLSHIDFQLKYTKKKLFLTSIKPIKSKEKISGYIVLLKETDHIKKAAKSPYAAMVKFTFDTIIGSSPQSMKLKSMAKKFAHFNSNILIQGESGTGKDVYAQAIHFENRPNGPYIAVNCAAIPQNLIASELFGYEGGAFTGAERQGKPGKIELANGGTLFLDEIGDMPLELQAVLLRVLEDKMIMHVGGSRYIPVDFRLITATNKNLLDLVKNNQFREDLYYRISVFKLSVPPLRERGSDIVQLIEHFIRIYSSNQGIDEPILSNSAKYLLLQYNWPGNVRQLQNTISYAVCMSNEGIIRPENLPEEILSYQPPSGSTLAQPEPEPSPNEIILDNTPSMKEIEKKAIIKALHESNNHIRGAAKILGLSKSTLYRKIKEYEIS; the protein is encoded by the coding sequence ATGCAATCTTTGCAAGAATTGCTAAGTCCACTTATTAAGGACGACAGAGTCCTTATGGATAAGATAAAACAGCAAAAACTTGATGTAATTCGTAAGTGTATTGATCCCTCCGCGGTAAAAGAGGTTAGACCGGAAATCGTTGAATCCTGGCTTCGCTCCTCTGAAAATGGTCTTGACCCTCGTCATTATGACTATCCTCCGCAGATGGATCCTCTGATGTTTGAGCAGCTGCTGAGGAAAAAGGCCTTGTTGATACAAGCCTCCACTCCCTTCATTCACCACCTGGAAAACATGCTCTCCCATGTAGAATGCTATATTATTATCAGCGATGAGCAAGGAGTCATCCTCAGTGTCGTCAAAGCACTGGGGGGAAATGGATTCAAGCTGGAAGCCGGTACGATCTGGACGGAAAAAACCATCGGAACCTGTTCCCATGGCATGTGTATTCTTCTCAAAAGCCCTATCCAGCTCTGCGGCCCTGAACATTTCAGTCATATTTTTGAGAACATTGCCTGTTCATCTGCTCCTATCTTTGATGAGAATGGTAATTTGGAAGGTACTCTTACCATCACCAGCCCTAACTTGCGCAGCCATAACTCCCAAACTCTGGGATTAGCCATAAGCATGGCCATGGGCATTCAGAAACAGTTTCAAATTGCCTTACAGAACGAGATATTTGATGCCGCACTGGAAAACACTGAAGAGATCATGTTGTTTTCAGATGACGATGGCAAAATCATCCGAACCAATATGAATGCTTTAAAAATAATCGAACTCTTTGGCAGAGATCTGATCGGTTCTCAGGTGGAAGACGTTCTTGGGGAGCAGCCCTTCTTTAAATCAGTTGTAGAGACAGGAAATACACTTTCACATATTGATTTTCAGCTTAAATACACCAAGAAAAAGCTGTTTCTCACTTCAATAAAGCCGATTAAAAGCAAGGAGAAAATTTCAGGTTACATCGTATTGTTGAAAGAAACCGACCACATAAAAAAAGCTGCTAAGTCACCCTACGCAGCAATGGTTAAATTCACTTTTGACACTATCATTGGCTCATCTCCACAATCCATGAAGCTGAAAAGTATGGCGAAGAAATTCGCTCATTTTAACTCCAATATTCTTATTCAAGGAGAAAGCGGCACAGGTAAAGATGTCTATGCTCAGGCAATCCACTTTGAAAACCGGCCCAATGGTCCCTACATTGCCGTAAACTGTGCCGCGATTCCACAAAATCTCATCGCCAGCGAGTTATTCGGCTATGAAGGGGGAGCATTCACGGGCGCCGAGCGCCAGGGCAAACCTGGGAAAATAGAACTTGCCAATGGCGGGACTCTTTTTCTCGATGAGATTGGGGATATGCCTCTGGAATTGCAGGCGGTACTGCTGCGGGTGCTGGAAGATAAAATGATCATGCACGTGGGAGGAAGCCGTTACATCCCCGTGGATTTCCGGTTGATTACAGCAACCAATAAGAACCTGCTGGATCTGGTAAAAAACAATCAATTCCGGGAGGATTTATACTATCGGATCTCCGTCTTTAAGTTAAGCGTCCCTCCCTTAAGGGAAAGGGGCTCAGACATCGTCCAGTTGATTGAACACTTTATCCGTATCTATTCCAGTAATCAAGGTATTGACGAACCTATCCTGAGTAATTCAGCAAAATACTTATTGCTCCAGTATAATTGGCCCGGGAATGTGCGGCAGTTACAGAATACGATTTCCTATGCCGTCTGCATGAGCAACGAAGGGATTATACGCCCTGAAAATCTCCCCGAGGAAATTCTGAGTTATCAGCCTCCCTCCGGCTCAACCTTGGCTCAGCCGGAACCGGAACCATCACCCAATGAAATTATTCTGGACAACACCCCTTCCATGAAAGAGATTGAGAAAAAAGCTATTATAAAGGCTCTGCATGAAAGCAACAACCACATCCGGGGTGCTGCCAAGATCCTGGGACTAAGTAAATCAACCCTCTATCGCAAAATAAAAGAATACGAGATCAGTTAA
- a CDS encoding 3-hydroxyacyl-CoA dehydrogenase family protein, with product MFENWKLLVVGAGVMGSGIAQLYACKGFQVALYDKFPEQLDRAKQLIANNMENLIKEGLATQEEAEKTRTLISYETDLEKCAPQADLVLESVFENADVKRETFAQLDKLCASDCILCSNTSASNIFEIAPVSHPERQIITHYFNPPFIMDLVEVVMGPKTSEETLAKVKAFLIQVGKEPAVLKEYIPGFIVNRIATAITREAGYMVTQGWVSAQDIDSAIRNTSGIRYAFEGPMALYDIVGWDLTTSVSVGVHKSLCNDTEIGNSLGKELIAKGELGLKSGKGVFDYTGVDPQQFMNERAAKIIKMVKAIKEL from the coding sequence ATGTTTGAAAATTGGAAGCTGTTAGTCGTAGGCGCTGGAGTTATGGGAAGCGGAATTGCTCAACTCTATGCTTGTAAGGGGTTCCAGGTGGCTCTTTACGATAAGTTTCCTGAGCAACTGGACCGGGCTAAGCAATTGATTGCCAATAACATGGAAAACCTTATCAAGGAAGGTCTGGCAACCCAGGAAGAAGCGGAAAAGACCAGGACACTGATCAGCTATGAGACAGACTTGGAGAAATGTGCCCCTCAAGCTGACCTTGTTCTGGAAAGTGTTTTTGAGAATGCTGATGTCAAAAGGGAAACCTTTGCACAACTTGACAAACTATGTGCTTCCGATTGCATTCTCTGCAGCAATACCTCGGCTTCAAACATCTTTGAAATTGCTCCTGTGTCACATCCGGAACGCCAAATCATCACCCACTATTTTAACCCGCCGTTTATTATGGATCTGGTCGAGGTGGTTATGGGACCCAAGACTTCAGAGGAGACACTGGCTAAAGTGAAAGCTTTCCTGATTCAGGTGGGCAAGGAACCTGCAGTACTTAAAGAATACATCCCGGGATTTATTGTTAATCGCATAGCTACCGCCATTACCCGTGAAGCGGGGTATATGGTTACACAGGGGTGGGTTTCAGCACAGGATATAGATAGTGCCATAAGAAATACCAGTGGCATTCGCTATGCTTTTGAAGGCCCCATGGCTCTTTATGACATTGTCGGCTGGGATTTGACCACGTCTGTATCCGTAGGTGTTCATAAATCATTATGCAATGACACCGAAATCGGTAATTCTTTGGGTAAGGAATTGATCGCCAAAGGTGAACTTGGCCTGAAATCCGGTAAAGGTGTATTTGATTATACAGGTGTTGATCCACAGCAATTTATGAATGAAAGAGCGGCTAAGATTATAAAAATGGTCAAAGCAATTAAAGAACTTTAA